The Corylus avellana chromosome ca11, CavTom2PMs-1.0 genome contains the following window.
GGGCCCCCAAAAGGAAGAAATTGTCCCAAAAGAGTTTGAATAAAACTCAATTTAATCAGTAAGCCATGGCAAAAAACAGCCATTGTTCACATCATGTGATGTATACAATTATTGTCAATCAGCTTAACACAGCACCATATTAAGCATGTAATCTATAGAAATATTGTCATACAGGTTATCTCAGCATCAAAAAACTATGACCACTGACAATAGAGGAGCTACAAAATTGGGATGATTGTGCCGTTGCTATGAGCAAACACTCTCCAGTATCATAGTACATCTCTAGTGCGGTTTTGGAACATAACCATCAACTGCAAAATTTCTTGTGGCTGCGGGAATAGCTAAACGAATTCCATCAAGTTCAGGCTTTGCAATCACTTGACAACCCAGACGAGATCTGCAAAATCCCAAGCACAGAATTAGATCTTGGtgcccaaaagaaaaagaaaaagaaaacatttaatCTGGatcaaacaaaatgaaaaattattgcAAGTTCATGCAAGAAGGAACCAACGTTTCTGAAAGCCCAAAAGCCAGATCCAGCATGTCATTTTCTTCATCAGTAGGGTCTTCTAACTTATTGTACTGCTCCATGTCCTACCACAAAATTCAATAGTTAGCCGCTAAAATTTGAGCTCAAGAAAATGTCGGACTAAACACAAATGAAAGTCCAAAAGTACATGTGTTTCGGTACATATAGCCAAATACCATCACAATCAAATGACAGGTCGAACAGGCAAGCGATCCTTCGCATGCTCCTGATAAGACATTAAAGGTAGAGCATTAGATTTTGGAACTATGATTTAAGAAATACGAGCTCATTGACAAAGAAGTTATTGATCCATCAATTTTTGTGCAACTGAAAGAAAAAACTTCAATCCCAAGCAAAACAAGAGCCCGGGGTTACAGTTGAAAGGGTAGgtactcaaaactcaaaactatggTTGTCAGCATGTCCTTCAAGAGTCACAGACATGTCCCAAAATGCCCCAAGTTATAAGAAAAAACTTTCAGTAAGAATACCTCTAGATAGCATTaatcataagaaaacaaaatttggtAAAGAAGCAAAAGTTCGGACTAAGTAAGCATCAAAATCCTTGCCTTCAAGTTCGATATCATTTTCATGAGCAGCTTCTAACATAGACATTCCAATAGGGACCTTAATGTGCTTTTCCTCTCCATCCTTGTCAACAAATGTGACAGATATCCTGCAAAATAAAGCATCCCAGTAAGAAGCATGCATCCCAGTTAGAAGCATGCAGACATGATTTGGAAAAATGGTAAAGCCATGATGTCCCCCAGGAGCAGGACACTTGATGCATTCTACTCATGGATGCCAAGTGTACATTATCAATTAGAAGCATGTCTTCACAATGATTGATGGCATAACACGCACAACCGCATGcacaaaaacatataatttgatATTCAGATAAAGAGACACCAGCATGACAACATAACACATCCACAAATCAAAGATATATGTACTCATATCTGCTACTAGTACTGCTGCCATGGGTGGAGCTACATTATGCCCATTCAGGCAATTGCACCCCAAGTAATTTGAGAAAATAAGTGGAGTTGATTAAAATTGTATATAACTTTTTAATATCATCTGGTATTGCACCCACTAAGAATAGGTGGGATCAATGTGAAGTTCAAAAGCACCCCACCATCGGAAGAAGATCATCTATGGgtccatttaaattttaaaggtcaTATGGCCTCTAAAGTTAAAAGATTGTGTTTAGGAGACATTGACATTAGTAGTATCCATGTAGAAATAAAGGTTATCACCTTTAGTTAAAGAAAAAGGCGTGGCCTTTtctataatattaaattataaagttTTACTTATCAAtaaaacttatcaaaaacaaagaTGATATTAAGCAGTCTATTAACAAAACAACAAGAGCACCTAAA
Protein-coding sequences here:
- the LOC132165706 gene encoding uncharacterized protein LOC132165706; the encoded protein is MFVSKLSRRLGVWILKELPKGKSAVINRAGCAQRPYSHYLLPLFERNTETKLSREAIFQKPHHFSTTTADNASEETISVTFVDKDGEEKHIKVPIGMSMLEAAHENDIELEGACEGSLACSTCHLIVMDMEQYNKLEDPTDEENDMLDLAFGLSETSRLGCQVIAKPELDGIRLAIPAATRNFAVDGYVPKPH